One Paracidovorax avenae ATCC 19860 genomic region harbors:
- a CDS encoding THUMP domain-containing class I SAM-dependent RNA methyltransferase has translation MNSLQIFLPCAAGVEGFLADEVHGITGLTGHDLLTGRGGVMARASWREALRLNLHSRLAQRVLVHLAERMYRSENDLYAIASGIAWEIWFTPRQSFRIDVTAQHSPLQSLNFAALRVKDAVADRFRAKAGGVRPDVDTQRPDVRIHLHLTTDQATVYIDTSGEPLFKRGWREDKGDAPLKETLAAAMIAASGWDPLGDAPMPLYDPCCGSGTIAIEAAQMACRIPPGLRRRFAFEKLLPFQAHVWHALREEAESGIVPAAVPVFGSDVSHRMVDFAQRNAERAGVAQAVQLRGGDALQRMPPGDRPGVMLLNPPYGERIAAAGTAGRSARERMGVVERAGRETAQTEDGGDFFLQLAAHWKKHYAGWQAWMLTPDLKLPGKMRLKESRRVPMWNGPIECRLFRFDMVQGAVRQRAEGAAPPADAPAGPGGATDAGGDHAG, from the coding sequence ATGAATTCACTGCAAATCTTTCTGCCTTGCGCCGCCGGCGTGGAAGGCTTCCTGGCCGACGAGGTCCATGGCATCACCGGCCTGACGGGCCACGACCTGCTCACGGGGCGCGGCGGCGTGATGGCCCGCGCGTCGTGGCGCGAAGCGCTGCGGCTGAACCTCCACAGCCGCCTCGCGCAGCGGGTGCTGGTGCACCTGGCCGAGCGGATGTACCGCTCCGAGAACGATCTCTACGCCATCGCGTCCGGGATCGCCTGGGAGATCTGGTTCACCCCGCGCCAGAGCTTCCGCATCGACGTCACCGCCCAGCACAGCCCGCTCCAGAGCCTGAACTTCGCGGCGCTGCGCGTGAAGGACGCGGTCGCCGACCGTTTCCGCGCGAAAGCCGGCGGCGTGCGGCCCGACGTGGACACGCAGCGGCCGGACGTGCGCATCCACCTGCACCTCACCACGGACCAGGCCACGGTCTATATCGACACCTCGGGCGAGCCGCTGTTCAAGCGCGGCTGGCGGGAGGACAAGGGGGATGCGCCGCTCAAGGAAACGCTTGCCGCGGCCATGATCGCCGCCAGCGGCTGGGATCCGCTGGGCGACGCACCCATGCCGCTGTACGACCCCTGCTGCGGCAGCGGCACGATCGCCATCGAGGCCGCGCAGATGGCCTGCCGCATTCCCCCCGGCCTGCGCCGGCGCTTCGCTTTCGAGAAACTGCTGCCCTTCCAGGCACACGTCTGGCATGCGCTGCGCGAGGAGGCAGAAAGCGGCATCGTGCCGGCCGCCGTGCCGGTGTTCGGCAGCGACGTGTCGCACCGCATGGTGGATTTCGCGCAGCGCAATGCCGAGCGCGCAGGCGTCGCCCAGGCGGTGCAACTGCGCGGCGGGGATGCGCTGCAGCGCATGCCGCCGGGCGACCGGCCCGGCGTGATGCTGCTCAACCCGCCCTATGGCGAGCGCATTGCCGCGGCCGGCACGGCGGGTCGCAGCGCGCGGGAACGCATGGGCGTGGTCGAGCGCGCCGGCCGGGAGACCGCGCAGACGGAGGACGGCGGGGACTTCTTCCTGCAGCTCGCCGCGCACTGGAAGAAGCATTACGCAGGCTGGCAGGCCTGGATGCTCACGCCCGACCTGAAGCTGCCCGGCAAGATGCGCCTGAAGGAATCGCGTCGCGTGCCGATGTGGAACGGACCGATCGAATGCCGGCTGTTCCGGTTCGACATGGTGCAGGGCGCAGTGCGCCAGAGGGCGGAGGGCGCGGCGCCGCCGGCGGATGCGCCTGCCGGCCCCGGAGGCGCCACGGATGCGGGCGGGGACCATGCCGGTTGA
- a CDS encoding putative toxin-antitoxin system toxin component, PIN family, with protein sequence MPVELRLPAQAEDGEPVRCVVVDTNVALDLLIFSDPRTGPLRQLLAQGRLAWIATQVMRDELERVLAYAHIVERMDFYRVDAAQVLAAFDAQARLVEIAPRVAYVCKDADDQKFIDLAAAHRAILLSKDKAVLCMRKRLLNMGAHVATALVLEAAQPEAA encoded by the coding sequence ATGCCGGTTGAGCTGCGCCTGCCCGCGCAGGCCGAGGACGGCGAACCGGTGCGCTGCGTGGTGGTGGACACCAACGTGGCGCTGGACCTGCTGATTTTTTCCGACCCGCGCACGGGGCCGTTGCGGCAATTGCTGGCCCAGGGCCGGCTGGCGTGGATCGCCACGCAGGTCATGCGCGACGAACTCGAGCGCGTGCTGGCCTACGCGCATATCGTGGAGCGCATGGACTTCTACCGGGTGGACGCCGCGCAGGTGCTCGCTGCGTTCGATGCCCAGGCGCGCCTGGTGGAGATCGCGCCGCGCGTGGCCTATGTCTGCAAGGACGCGGACGACCAGAAGTTCATCGACCTCGCGGCAGCCCACCGCGCCATCCTGCTGTCGAAGGACAAGGCCGTGCTCTGCATGCGCAAGCGGCTCCTGAACATGGGCGCGCACGTGGCCACGGCCCTGGTGCTGGAGGCCGCGCAGCCGGAAGCCGCCTGA
- a CDS encoding ABC transporter ATP-binding protein/permease: MPSSATAAAPLPTAAEPDPKAAAGARAPTLSLAAWRQFMAVAKPYWLGDRKVAAWSLLGLLILLMLLETHLAVRLIDRTGEMTSALAAQDRDRFWDAVRTCLIVLAFAVPVYAFYYYMRDAFANHWRLWLTHRFLDGYLGRRRYYELNAEGTVDNPDQRISEDINSFTGRSTHFLLIFIGAMMQLVAFSAVLWSISQALVAFLAVYALVGTVVALYVFGAPLIRLNFWQLRREADFRFGLMRLRENAESIAFYRGEAQERAQLDRSFQAVFNNYSRLIKRQRSLNLFQRAFSQLTLVIPSIILADAVLSGDMEVGRAIQAGGAFAAVLASVSLIVDNFESLSRFVAGIGRLDTLRQALLEAPSERRPPEPMEPEAAAAARRQLREQRREQRRARRRGGAPSPTPAAAAPVAALSPEACGQIEAREGERFAVEGLDLYTPRFSRLLVRDLSLDLKPGDALLITGASGCGKSSLLRALAGLWRDGRGVVHHPPMDSVFFLPQRPYMQPGTLRSQMIYPARDTDLADTQLLEVLDAVHLPDLAGRVGGLDAVRDWEKELSIGEQQRLAFARVLVRQPRTVILDEATSALDSANEAALYERVRASGASVISIAHRPAVLAHHTHVLALTGDGGWSLHPAEGFQFDEG, from the coding sequence ATGCCGTCATCCGCCACAGCCGCCGCGCCGCTGCCCACCGCAGCCGAACCCGATCCGAAGGCCGCTGCCGGCGCACGGGCTCCGACCCTTTCCCTGGCCGCCTGGCGGCAATTCATGGCCGTCGCCAAGCCCTACTGGCTGGGCGACCGCAAGGTCGCGGCCTGGTCGCTGCTGGGCCTGCTGATCCTGCTCATGCTGCTGGAAACGCACCTGGCCGTGCGCCTCATCGACCGCACGGGGGAGATGACCTCCGCGCTGGCCGCACAGGACCGGGACCGCTTCTGGGACGCCGTACGCACCTGCCTCATCGTGCTGGCCTTCGCCGTGCCGGTCTATGCCTTCTACTACTACATGCGCGATGCATTCGCGAACCACTGGCGCCTCTGGCTGACCCACCGCTTCCTGGACGGCTACCTCGGGCGCCGCCGCTACTACGAGCTGAATGCGGAGGGCACGGTGGACAACCCGGACCAGCGCATCAGCGAGGACATCAACAGCTTCACCGGCCGCTCCACGCATTTCTTGCTGATCTTCATCGGCGCCATGATGCAGCTGGTGGCATTCAGCGCGGTGCTGTGGTCCATCTCGCAGGCGCTGGTCGCGTTCCTGGCGGTCTATGCGCTCGTGGGCACGGTGGTGGCGCTCTACGTGTTCGGAGCCCCGCTCATCCGGCTGAACTTCTGGCAGTTGCGGCGCGAGGCGGATTTCCGCTTCGGGCTCATGCGCCTGCGCGAGAACGCCGAATCCATCGCGTTCTACCGCGGCGAGGCCCAGGAGCGCGCCCAGCTGGATCGCAGCTTCCAGGCCGTATTCAACAACTATTCCCGCCTCATCAAGCGCCAGCGCTCGCTGAACCTGTTCCAGCGCGCCTTCAGCCAGCTCACCCTGGTCATCCCCAGCATCATCCTGGCCGATGCGGTGCTCTCGGGCGACATGGAAGTGGGTCGCGCCATCCAGGCCGGCGGCGCTTTCGCGGCAGTCCTGGCCTCGGTGTCGCTGATCGTGGACAACTTCGAAAGCCTGAGCCGCTTTGTCGCGGGCATCGGCCGCCTCGACACCCTGCGCCAGGCCCTGCTGGAAGCCCCCTCGGAACGCAGGCCCCCCGAACCCATGGAGCCGGAAGCCGCCGCCGCGGCACGCCGGCAACTCCGCGAACAACGTCGCGAGCAGCGCCGTGCACGCCGGCGGGGCGGCGCCCCGTCCCCCACCCCGGCAGCGGCCGCTCCGGTGGCCGCACTGTCCCCGGAGGCATGCGGCCAGATCGAGGCCCGGGAGGGCGAGCGCTTCGCCGTCGAAGGGCTGGACCTCTACACGCCCCGCTTCTCGCGCCTGCTGGTGCGCGATCTCTCACTGGACCTGAAGCCGGGCGACGCGCTGCTGATTACCGGCGCCAGCGGCTGCGGCAAAAGCTCGCTGCTGCGCGCCCTGGCCGGCCTGTGGCGCGACGGCCGGGGCGTGGTGCACCACCCGCCCATGGACAGCGTGTTCTTCCTGCCGCAGCGGCCCTACATGCAGCCGGGCACGCTGCGCAGCCAGATGATCTACCCCGCCCGCGACACCGATCTTGCGGACACGCAGCTGCTGGAAGTGCTCGACGCCGTGCACCTGCCCGACCTCGCCGGCCGCGTCGGAGGTCTGGACGCCGTGCGCGACTGGGAAAAGGAGCTGTCCATCGGCGAGCAACAGCGGCTGGCGTTCGCGCGGGTGCTGGTGCGACAGCCCCGCACCGTCATCCTCGACGAGGCCACCAGCGCGCTGGACAGCGCCAATGAGGCGGCCCTCTACGAGCGCGTGCGGGCCAGCGGTGCATCGGTCATCAGCATCGCGCACCGGCCGGCCGTGCTGGCCCACCATACCCATGTGCTGGCGCTCACGGGCGACGGCGGCTGGTCCCTGCACCCCGCGGAGGGCTTCCAGTTCGACGAGGGCTGA
- a CDS encoding YecA family protein — MTDPHAPAADASGAVPALSNDDLDELDALLDDLRSRAEEIPQWEFCDGFLTALVCTRRAIAPAEYLPMLLDDGGPMDMVAEGEALPRLPAFQDDAQQARFVELWMRRWNEVAGQLEDTVESLEDDRAFQPEVMDMRGAIACLPEEERAEMAGQDVPSFGQVWALGFMFAVENWPEEWAAPRDKEAAQWLDGALEHIVALTEDDTGRPEHNMYAEDGPPSVSEDRLEVFGEAIWAVYDLRQLWKSMGPRVESVRRADTPGRNDPCSCGSGKKYKKCCGS; from the coding sequence ATGACCGATCCCCACGCCCCCGCCGCCGATGCCTCCGGCGCCGTTCCCGCGCTCAGCAACGACGACCTCGATGAGCTGGACGCGCTGCTCGACGACCTGCGTTCGCGCGCCGAGGAAATCCCGCAGTGGGAATTCTGCGACGGCTTCCTCACCGCGCTGGTCTGCACGCGCCGCGCCATTGCGCCGGCCGAGTACCTGCCCATGCTGCTGGACGACGGCGGTCCGATGGACATGGTGGCCGAAGGGGAGGCGCTGCCGCGGCTTCCGGCCTTCCAGGACGATGCGCAGCAGGCGCGCTTCGTCGAGTTGTGGATGCGCCGCTGGAACGAGGTGGCAGGCCAGCTCGAGGATACGGTGGAGTCGCTGGAGGACGACCGTGCCTTCCAGCCCGAGGTGATGGACATGCGCGGCGCGATCGCCTGCCTGCCCGAGGAGGAGCGCGCGGAGATGGCCGGGCAGGACGTGCCTTCGTTCGGGCAGGTCTGGGCGCTGGGCTTCATGTTCGCCGTGGAGAACTGGCCGGAGGAGTGGGCCGCGCCGCGCGACAAGGAGGCCGCGCAGTGGCTGGACGGCGCGCTCGAGCACATCGTCGCGCTGACCGAGGACGACACCGGACGCCCCGAGCACAACATGTATGCCGAGGACGGCCCGCCCAGCGTGAGCGAGGACCGGCTGGAGGTGTTCGGAGAGGCGATCTGGGCGGTCTATGACCTGCGCCAGCTCTGGAAGAGCATGGGCCCGCGCGTCGAATCGGTGCGCCGTGCGGACACGCCGGGTCGCAACGATCCGTGCAGTTGCGGCAGCGGCAAGAAATACAAGAAGTGCTGCGGAAGCTGA
- a CDS encoding SulP family inorganic anion transporter gives MQLRQRQEIQEVLRKLRTRLRAEWAPSIPRELLAGAVATFALIPEVIAFSFVAGVDPSVGLFASFVISIVIAFVGGRPAMVSAAAGSVALVAAPLVQSHGVGYLFAAGLLAGAVQVAFGLLRMGMLVRFVSSSVRTGFVNALAVLIFSAQLPHLRGAGPATWAMLALGLAIIYGLPRLGAWLGWRVFTAIPSPLVCVVALTALASAVGLPLPTVADLGRLPDALPAFALPGVPFTLETLRIIALPALAIAFVGLLESVLTAAVVDEMTDTPSDKNRECAGLGLANIAASLTGGIAGCGMIGQAVGNVKYGGRGRLSTLFAGVFLLILMVALKDWVSRVPVIALVAIMVMVSASTFDWASLRTLVRHPRTSSAVMLATVAVTLATHNLAAGVAVGVALSGVFFAFKVARLLDVRAEDDGATGLRTWHVTGQVFFASADAFIDAFDILAAEGRPVRIDVSRAHFWDVTAVAALDKVVMRLRHHGCPVEVVGMNEASAGLVERVGGP, from the coding sequence GTGCAGTTGCGGCAGCGGCAAGAAATACAAGAAGTGCTGCGGAAGCTGAGGACCCGCCTGCGCGCGGAGTGGGCGCCCAGCATTCCGCGTGAGTTGCTGGCGGGCGCTGTGGCCACGTTCGCTCTCATTCCCGAGGTGATCGCGTTTTCGTTCGTGGCGGGCGTGGATCCGTCCGTGGGGCTGTTCGCCTCGTTCGTCATCAGCATCGTGATCGCATTCGTGGGCGGGCGCCCGGCCATGGTGTCGGCGGCGGCCGGGTCGGTGGCGCTGGTGGCCGCGCCGCTGGTGCAGTCCCATGGCGTGGGCTACCTGTTCGCCGCGGGGCTGCTGGCCGGTGCGGTGCAGGTGGCCTTCGGACTGCTGCGCATGGGGATGCTGGTGCGCTTCGTTTCCAGTTCGGTGCGCACGGGTTTCGTGAACGCGCTGGCCGTGCTGATCTTCTCGGCCCAGCTGCCGCACCTGCGGGGCGCCGGTCCGGCCACCTGGGCCATGCTGGCGCTGGGCCTGGCCATCATCTACGGCCTGCCGCGCCTGGGCGCGTGGCTGGGCTGGCGCGTCTTCACCGCCATTCCGTCGCCGCTGGTCTGCGTCGTGGCGCTTACGGCGCTGGCCTCCGCGGTGGGCCTGCCGCTGCCCACCGTGGCCGATCTGGGCAGGCTTCCGGACGCCTTGCCCGCCTTCGCGCTGCCCGGCGTGCCGTTCACGCTGGAGACGCTGCGCATCATCGCGCTGCCGGCGCTCGCCATCGCCTTCGTGGGCCTGCTCGAATCCGTGCTCACGGCCGCGGTGGTGGACGAGATGACCGACACGCCCAGCGACAAGAACCGCGAATGCGCCGGGCTGGGGCTGGCGAACATCGCGGCCAGCCTGACCGGCGGCATCGCGGGCTGCGGAATGATCGGGCAGGCGGTGGGCAACGTGAAGTACGGCGGCCGCGGCCGCCTCTCGACGCTGTTCGCGGGCGTGTTCCTGCTCATCCTGATGGTGGCGCTCAAGGACTGGGTTTCGCGCGTGCCGGTGATCGCGCTGGTGGCGATCATGGTGATGGTGTCGGCCTCCACCTTCGACTGGGCCTCGCTGCGCACCCTGGTGCGCCATCCGCGCACCTCCAGCGCCGTGATGCTGGCCACGGTGGCGGTGACGCTCGCCACCCACAACCTCGCGGCCGGGGTGGCCGTGGGCGTGGCGCTGAGCGGCGTGTTCTTCGCCTTCAAGGTGGCGCGCCTGCTCGACGTCCGCGCCGAGGACGACGGGGCCACCGGCCTGCGCACCTGGCATGTGACGGGCCAGGTGTTCTTCGCCTCGGCCGATGCGTTCATCGATGCCTTCGACATCCTGGCCGCCGAAGGCCGCCCGGTGCGCATCGACGTCTCGCGCGCCCATTTCTGGGACGTGACCGCCGTGGCCGCGCTGGACAAGGTGGTGATGCGGCTGCGGCACCACGGCTGCCCCGTGGAGGTGGTGGGAATGAACGAGGCCAGCGCCGGCCTCGTGGAGCGCGTGGGCGGGCCCTGA
- a CDS encoding methyl-accepting chemotaxis protein translates to MAARARSLTVSQRLLIAFGLVIAIFIAVATSALVTSRSLAEAESWNEHTYQVLDRSNTLLGSMVNMETGARGFLLSGDEKFLEPWTTGTQEFTKTLPDIKALTADNPVQQRRLDDMKARETEFTSVMSGLIQARRDVTAGSKTMRDFIAQFAQGKDKAAMDGFRALQKELDQTESSLLAERKAGVDRMRGINTFVILAGSALAVALAIALGIWVTRSITRQLGGEPDYATGIVRQIAQGNLAVDVEARSGDQSSLLAGMKDMRDQLARVVGQVRQSSDSIATGSTQIATGNADLSQRTEEQASNLQQTAASMEQLTATVKNNGDTARQATQLANSASEVAERGGTVMGQVVSTMGAITDSSRRISDIIGVIDSIAFQTNILALNAAVEAARAGEQGRGFAVVASEVRSLAQRSADAAKEIKALISTSVEKVEAGSQQVEEAGRTMSDIVTQVKRVNDLISEISAATQEQAQGIGQVSDAVSQLDQVTQQNAALVEESAAAADSLRAQAGRLVDAVSQFRLHHDQGLPAPAPTPVAAPRAAATPAAASTLPAAKPAPARVPAAPRAPAVAARRPVPASTKPPAPSLALAGSASEDDWTSF, encoded by the coding sequence ATGGCCGCCCGCGCCCGCTCCCTGACTGTCTCCCAGCGCCTGCTCATCGCTTTCGGCCTGGTGATCGCCATCTTCATCGCCGTGGCCACCAGCGCGCTCGTCACCAGCCGCAGCCTCGCGGAAGCGGAATCCTGGAACGAGCACACCTACCAGGTGCTCGACCGCTCCAACACCCTGCTCGGCAGCATGGTCAACATGGAAACCGGCGCCCGCGGCTTCCTGCTGAGCGGCGACGAGAAGTTCCTGGAACCATGGACCACCGGCACCCAGGAATTCACCAAGACGCTCCCCGACATCAAGGCCCTCACGGCCGACAACCCCGTCCAGCAGCGGCGCCTGGATGACATGAAGGCCCGGGAGACCGAATTCACCTCCGTGATGTCCGGGCTGATCCAGGCCCGCCGTGACGTCACGGCAGGCAGCAAGACCATGCGGGACTTCATCGCGCAGTTCGCGCAGGGCAAGGACAAGGCCGCCATGGACGGCTTCCGGGCGCTGCAGAAGGAACTGGACCAGACGGAATCCAGCCTGCTGGCCGAACGCAAGGCGGGGGTCGACCGGATGCGCGGCATCAATACCTTCGTGATCCTGGCCGGATCCGCGCTGGCCGTGGCACTGGCCATCGCACTGGGCATCTGGGTCACCCGCTCCATCACGCGCCAGCTCGGCGGCGAGCCCGACTATGCGACCGGCATCGTGCGGCAGATCGCGCAGGGCAACCTCGCGGTGGACGTGGAGGCCCGCTCCGGTGACCAGTCCAGCCTGCTGGCCGGCATGAAGGACATGCGCGACCAGCTGGCCCGCGTGGTCGGGCAGGTGCGGCAGAGCAGCGACTCCATCGCCACGGGCAGCACGCAGATCGCCACCGGCAACGCCGATCTGAGCCAGCGCACCGAGGAACAGGCCTCCAACCTGCAGCAGACGGCCGCCTCCATGGAGCAGCTGACGGCCACCGTGAAGAACAACGGCGACACCGCCCGGCAGGCCACGCAACTGGCGAACTCCGCCAGCGAGGTCGCCGAACGCGGCGGCACCGTGATGGGACAGGTCGTGAGCACCATGGGCGCCATCACCGACTCCAGCCGCCGGATCTCGGACATCATCGGCGTCATCGACAGCATCGCCTTCCAGACCAACATCCTGGCGCTCAATGCCGCGGTGGAGGCCGCCCGCGCAGGCGAGCAGGGCCGCGGCTTCGCGGTGGTGGCGAGCGAAGTGCGCAGCCTCGCGCAGCGCAGCGCCGATGCCGCCAAGGAGATCAAGGCACTCATCTCCACCAGCGTGGAGAAGGTGGAAGCCGGCAGCCAGCAGGTCGAGGAAGCCGGCCGGACCATGTCCGACATCGTCACCCAGGTCAAGCGCGTGAACGACCTGATCAGCGAAATCAGCGCCGCCACCCAGGAACAGGCCCAGGGCATCGGCCAGGTGAGCGACGCGGTGAGCCAGCTCGACCAGGTGACGCAGCAGAACGCCGCACTGGTCGAGGAAAGCGCCGCCGCCGCGGACAGCCTGCGGGCCCAGGCCGGCCGGCTCGTGGATGCGGTGAGCCAGTTCCGCCTGCACCACGACCAGGGCCTGCCAGCCCCGGCACCAACCCCGGTGGCCGCACCGCGCGCCGCCGCAACGCCGGCGGCAGCCAGCACACTGCCTGCCGCCAAACCGGCACCGGCCCGGGTGCCTGCCGCGCCGCGCGCTCCGGCCGTGGCGGCCCGCCGGCCCGTGCCTGCGTCCACGAAGCCCCCCGCGCCTTCGCTGGCCCTGGCGGGCAGCGCGAGCGAGGACGACTGGACGAGCTTCTGA
- a CDS encoding CinA family protein, translating to MVSADITFLAQALTARGWMMATAESCTGGMIAGACTDLAGSSQWFERGFVTYSNAAKTELLGVAAALIDTHGAVSEPVARAMAEGAVRHSRTQAAVSVTGVAGPSGGSAAKPVGTVWFGWHVGGTTYSEMRRFPGERAAVRSAARDHAIAGLARLLR from the coding sequence GTGGTGAGCGCCGACATCACCTTCCTCGCTCAGGCACTCACGGCCCGCGGCTGGATGATGGCCACGGCCGAAAGCTGCACCGGCGGCATGATCGCCGGGGCCTGCACCGACCTGGCCGGATCGAGCCAGTGGTTCGAGCGCGGCTTCGTCACCTACTCCAACGCCGCCAAGACCGAACTGCTCGGCGTTGCCGCCGCGCTCATCGACACGCACGGCGCCGTGAGCGAACCCGTGGCGCGCGCCATGGCAGAAGGCGCCGTGCGCCACTCCCGCACGCAGGCCGCGGTGTCCGTGACCGGCGTGGCCGGCCCTTCCGGCGGCAGCGCCGCCAAGCCCGTGGGCACCGTCTGGTTCGGCTGGCACGTGGGCGGCACGACGTACAGCGAAATGCGCCGCTTCCCCGGCGAACGGGCCGCCGTGCGCTCGGCCGCCCGCGACCATGCGATCGCGGGGCTCGCCAGGCTGCTGCGCTGA
- a CDS encoding phosphatidylglycerophosphatase A family protein, with product MNALPPLPAAGSAAAPRRASAAFMRSHPAHWIALGFGAGLSPRAPGTVGTAWAWLAYLVLQHWLSPLQIGGLILAGTLVGWWACTTTARHLGVADPGCVVWDEIVAFWCVLWLAMPMGFWGQCAAFALFRYFDAAKPGPVAWADQLFKGFGWRGGWGILFDDFVAAFCALFAIALWRVLW from the coding sequence ATGAACGCATTGCCTCCCCTGCCCGCGGCCGGATCGGCCGCAGCCCCCCGCAGGGCCAGCGCCGCCTTCATGCGGTCCCACCCGGCTCACTGGATCGCCCTGGGCTTCGGCGCAGGCCTCTCGCCGCGCGCGCCCGGCACCGTCGGCACGGCCTGGGCGTGGCTGGCCTATCTGGTGCTGCAGCATTGGCTGTCCCCCCTGCAGATCGGCGGGCTCATCCTGGCCGGCACGCTCGTGGGCTGGTGGGCCTGCACCACCACCGCCCGCCACCTGGGCGTGGCCGACCCGGGGTGCGTGGTGTGGGACGAGATCGTGGCGTTCTGGTGCGTGCTCTGGCTGGCAATGCCCATGGGTTTCTGGGGCCAGTGCGCGGCGTTCGCGCTGTTCCGCTACTTCGATGCCGCCAAGCCCGGGCCCGTGGCCTGGGCGGACCAGCTGTTCAAGGGCTTCGGCTGGCGCGGCGGGTGGGGCATTCTCTTCGACGACTTCGTCGCGGCCTTCTGCGCGCTGTTCGCCATCGCGCTCTGGAGGGTGCTGTGGTGA
- a CDS encoding DUF4139 domain-containing protein, translating into MSSACPGAAYSMPSTLCARPVPPPWHAGARRAAAACLWLAAAGMASAQERPATTASRITQVTVAPGIATIERSARISAGARSATFACLPASLDPDSLQISADAGVRVGEFKVTTEDRDVAAGCASPLDDRVRALEDQIAGVQAEIAALRRADRYLDHLAGGSGSSDGTPRDGQGSPPAAAATAAPATPAAQIPATAEALRRTSAETLVRLQPLQRRQEALERELKPLRAERDRSAGGPRARVVSVAVNLATDRDAGLRLSYQVRGPGWQPAYRARLDTATGAVVLERLAVVAQRSGEDWNDVRLALTTQAPARATAGPRPGTWTVDVAAPPEQQARLERMPRPLPAPAPTAAVASVDAAEDPLPDFNVTALAGSYATRFEVPQRLSVPASGQRTTLLLGTHDAAARLVTRTVPAQRETAYLVAEIAQPAGAWPAGTVGLYRDGAFVGQGRLDFASATDAGGPGGRTVPLWFGPDDLVVVQAETPRTTTGTAGFTGATVERRTQLAYRIENRHTTPITLQVIDTAPVSRNAKIEVESRYAPPPLTTAWEGTAGTVAWQQPLAPGAEVRFTAEHLVRHGKDVELNENRR; encoded by the coding sequence ATGTCCTCTGCATGCCCGGGCGCGGCCTATTCCATGCCTTCCACGCTTTGCGCGCGACCCGTCCCGCCGCCATGGCATGCCGGCGCGCGCCGCGCGGCTGCCGCCTGCCTGTGGCTTGCGGCCGCCGGCATGGCCAGCGCGCAGGAGCGCCCTGCCACGACGGCATCGCGCATCACGCAGGTGACGGTGGCGCCAGGCATCGCCACGATCGAGCGCAGTGCGCGCATCTCCGCGGGCGCGCGCAGTGCCACCTTCGCCTGCCTGCCCGCCAGTCTCGACCCGGACAGCCTGCAGATCAGCGCGGATGCCGGCGTGCGCGTGGGCGAATTCAAGGTCACTACCGAAGACCGCGACGTGGCGGCCGGCTGCGCGAGCCCGCTGGACGACCGCGTGCGGGCGCTCGAAGACCAGATCGCGGGCGTACAGGCCGAGATCGCGGCGCTGCGGCGCGCGGACCGGTACCTCGACCACCTGGCAGGCGGTAGCGGCAGCTCCGACGGTACCCCGCGGGACGGCCAGGGCAGCCCGCCGGCGGCCGCGGCCACCGCGGCGCCGGCCACTCCTGCCGCCCAGATTCCGGCCACGGCCGAGGCGCTGCGCAGGACGTCGGCCGAAACCCTCGTGCGCCTGCAGCCGCTGCAGCGCCGCCAGGAAGCGCTGGAGCGCGAACTGAAGCCGCTGCGCGCCGAACGCGACCGCTCGGCGGGCGGGCCGCGCGCCAGGGTGGTCTCCGTGGCCGTGAACCTCGCCACCGACCGGGATGCCGGCCTGCGCCTGTCCTACCAGGTGCGCGGGCCCGGCTGGCAGCCCGCCTACCGCGCGCGGCTGGACACCGCCACGGGCGCGGTGGTGCTCGAGCGGCTGGCCGTCGTCGCGCAGCGCAGCGGCGAGGACTGGAACGACGTGCGGCTCGCACTCACCACACAGGCCCCCGCGCGGGCCACCGCGGGACCGCGGCCGGGCACCTGGACGGTGGACGTGGCGGCACCGCCGGAGCAGCAGGCCCGGCTCGAACGCATGCCGCGGCCGCTGCCGGCCCCCGCACCCACCGCAGCGGTGGCGTCGGTCGATGCGGCGGAAGACCCCCTGCCCGACTTCAATGTCACGGCCCTGGCCGGCAGCTACGCGACGCGCTTCGAGGTGCCCCAGCGCCTGAGCGTGCCCGCGAGCGGGCAGCGCACCACGCTGCTGCTGGGCACGCACGACGCCGCGGCCCGCCTCGTCACGCGCACCGTGCCCGCGCAACGCGAAACCGCCTACCTGGTGGCGGAGATCGCGCAGCCTGCCGGCGCCTGGCCGGCCGGGACCGTCGGCCTGTACCGCGATGGCGCCTTCGTGGGCCAGGGCCGGCTGGACTTCGCCTCGGCCACGGATGCAGGCGGCCCCGGCGGGCGCACGGTGCCGCTGTGGTTCGGCCCGGACGACCTCGTGGTCGTGCAGGCCGAGACGCCCCGCACGACCACCGGCACAGCCGGCTTCACGGGCGCCACCGTGGAGCGCCGCACCCAGCTCGCTTACCGCATCGAGAACCGCCACACCACGCCGATCACGCTCCAGGTGATCGACACCGCGCCCGTGTCGCGCAACGCGAAGATCGAGGTCGAATCCCGCTACGCGCCGCCACCGCTCACCACGGCCTGGGAGGGCACGGCCGGTACCGTCGCATGGCAGCAGCCCCTGGCGCCCGGCGCCGAGGTGCGCTTCACGGCGGAGCACCTGGTGCGCCACGGCAAGGACGTGGAACTGAACGAGAACCGCCGATGA